AGCGGAGCATCAGCTCCAACATCCACCGAGCACACACTCAACTTGTCGGCATTGGGATGCTTGTTCTTCTCAAGCACATGACCCACCACAACGCCCTGGGCCAGAAGGCTGAGATCGTCGAGCTCCTCCACCTCAAACCCCGCCATGGACAGCCGATCCCCCAGCTGAACGGCAGGCTCATTCACCTGAACCAGATCCTTCAGCCAGGAGAGGGAAACCCGCATGGGGATACGCGACGTCGGTGGGGGATCCTACGGACTCTTTCGTGCTGAGAGGGTGATGAGGCAGTGGGGGGCTGCCCTGTAGAGTTGTTGTTTGTCATTCGCTTCGCAAGCGCGGCGTAACGTCCTTATGGCCAAGAACAAGGGCGTCCGGATCGTTGTCACTCTTGAGTGCACCGAATGCCGGTCCAGCACCGAAAAACGTTCACAGGGTGTGTCTCGATACACCACTGAAAAAAACCGTCGGAACACCACCGAGCGGTTGGAGCTCAAGAAGTTCTGTCCTCATGACAACAAAATGACGATTCACAAAGAGATCAAGTGATCTCTCGAATCTGAAATTTCTGTCCAAACTTCTTCTCCAACAGCATCGCAATGTCCAGCTCCTTCTTCAAGAAGCGTCTTTCACCGATCAAGCCCGGCGATCCCATCGACTACAAAGATGTGGATCTGCTCAAGAAATTCATCACAGAGCGCGGCAAGATTCTCCCTCGGCGCCTCACTGGCCTGACGGCAAAACAGCAGCGTGACCTCACCAATGCAGTTAAACGCGCTCGCATCGTGGCGCTCCTGCCATTTGTGAACCCAGAGGGCTGATTTCTGGCGTCCGCTGACTTCAAACCCGGTGACCTCGTCGGGGTCAGCGACCTGAAATCTCCTCAACTTGCAGTTGTTCTCTCTGCTCAAGGCAGCAAGCGCCGCCTCAGCATTGGGTTTAGGGCTAAGGAGCAAGTTCTCCCAGCCCGTCAATTCACCTTGATTGCCCCCAATCCGTCTTCCACCGATGTGGCAGGCAAGTTGGGGGTTTTTCCATGGGAATTCG
The sequence above is a segment of the Synechococcus sp. PROS-7-1 genome. Coding sequences within it:
- the rpmG gene encoding 50S ribosomal protein L33, translated to MAKNKGVRIVVTLECTECRSSTEKRSQGVSRYTTEKNRRNTTERLELKKFCPHDNKMTIHKEIK
- the rpsR gene encoding 30S ribosomal protein S18, with protein sequence MSSSFFKKRLSPIKPGDPIDYKDVDLLKKFITERGKILPRRLTGLTAKQQRDLTNAVKRARIVALLPFVNPEG